A genomic window from Dehalococcoidales bacterium includes:
- a CDS encoding ribonuclease J translates to MSKSKLKVIPLGGLGEIGKNMMVLEYENDIIIIDAGLMFPEEEMLGIDLVIPDFSYVTERKEKVRGIIITHGHEDHIGALPYLLPQLDNVPVYATKLTEGLIRVKLKERRTREGVNLKVLATGKEVTLGKFRIELFPVCHSIPDACGIIIHTPEGIVIHSGDFKIDHTPVSGKPTDLSRLAQLGAQGVLLLLSDSTYAELPGYTPSEQSVGESLEHFIANAQGRVIVTTFSSLISRIQQVIDAAARHQRRVFVVGRSMTETVRIALELGYIIAPDGVIGRIEDMKGLPNNKIVLVTTGSQGEPTSALVRMANRDHKHVHIQRGDTIILSSTPVPGNESLVNRTVDSLFKQGAQVIYNKLGQVHVHGHGSQEELKLILSLVKPKFFAPVHGEYRHLSLHARLAESVGVPAANIFVMEDGDVLEINANSAKVNGKVSTGHVYVDGLSVGDIGGVVLRTRKMLSRDGIVVVIIAVNKQTGKLVGRPDIVTRGFIDPKDFGDMMEESREMLVKVLDHSGGRVSEWSFINTKVRDTLDKFYYDRTKRRPMILPFMVKV, encoded by the coding sequence ATGTCCAAATCAAAACTAAAAGTTATTCCTCTCGGGGGCCTGGGAGAAATCGGCAAAAACATGATGGTGCTGGAGTATGAAAACGACATCATCATCATCGACGCAGGTCTCATGTTCCCGGAGGAAGAAATGCTCGGCATAGACTTGGTCATACCGGACTTCAGCTATGTCACCGAAAGAAAAGAAAAGGTCAGAGGCATCATCATCACCCACGGCCACGAAGACCATATCGGCGCGCTGCCCTATCTGCTGCCGCAGCTGGATAACGTGCCCGTTTACGCCACCAAGCTGACCGAAGGGCTTATCCGCGTCAAGCTCAAGGAGAGAAGGACGCGCGAGGGCGTGAACCTGAAGGTGCTGGCCACCGGCAAGGAAGTGACCCTGGGCAAGTTCCGGATAGAGCTTTTCCCCGTCTGCCACAGTATCCCGGATGCCTGCGGCATCATTATCCACACGCCTGAGGGCATCGTCATCCACAGCGGCGACTTTAAAATCGACCATACGCCGGTTAGCGGCAAGCCGACCGACCTTTCCCGCCTGGCACAGCTGGGCGCGCAGGGGGTTTTGCTGCTGCTTTCCGACTCCACTTACGCCGAGCTGCCCGGCTACACGCCTTCCGAGCAGTCGGTCGGCGAATCACTGGAGCACTTTATCGCCAACGCCCAGGGCAGGGTAATCGTGACTACCTTCTCCTCGCTGATATCACGCATCCAGCAGGTAATCGACGCCGCCGCCCGGCACCAGCGGCGCGTCTTCGTGGTGGGGCGCAGCATGACGGAAACGGTGCGCATCGCCCTGGAGCTGGGCTACATTATCGCGCCGGACGGCGTCATCGGCAGAATCGAAGATATGAAGGGCCTGCCCAACAATAAAATCGTCCTGGTAACCACCGGCAGCCAGGGAGAGCCTACCTCGGCGCTGGTGCGAATGGCCAACCGCGACCATAAGCACGTGCATATCCAGCGCGGCGATACCATCATACTGTCTTCCACGCCCGTTCCCGGCAACGAGTCCCTGGTCAACCGCACCGTGGACAGCCTTTTCAAACAGGGCGCCCAGGTGATTTATAACAAGCTGGGGCAGGTGCACGTGCACGGCCACGGCAGCCAGGAAGAGCTCAAGCTTATCCTCAGCCTGGTCAAACCCAAGTTTTTCGCCCCGGTGCACGGGGAATACCGCCACCTCAGCCTGCACGCCCGTCTAGCGGAGTCGGTCGGCGTACCTGCCGCCAATATCTTCGTGATGGAGGACGGGGACGTGCTGGAGATTAACGCCAACAGCGCCAAGGTAAACGGCAAGGTAAGCACCGGGCATGTTTACGTGGACGGCCTGAGCGTGGGGGATATCGGCGGGGTGGTGCTGCGCACCCGTAAAATGCTTTCCCGCGACGGCATCGTGGTGGTCATCATCGCCGTGAACAAGCAGACCGGCAAACTGGTAGGGCGCCCGGATATCGTCACCCGCGGGTTTATCGACCCCAAGGATTTCGGCGATATGATGGAAGAAAGCCGCGAGATGCTGGTCAAAGTGCTCGACCACAGCGGCGGGCGCGTCAGCGAATGGAGTTTTATCAACACCAAAGTGAGAGATACTCTGGACAAGTTCTATTACGACCGCACCAAGCGCCGCCCTATGATTCTCCCGTTTATGGTCAAAGTATAA